The following are from one region of the Hemitrygon akajei chromosome 6, sHemAka1.3, whole genome shotgun sequence genome:
- the LOC140728986 gene encoding G2/mitotic-specific cyclin-B1-like isoform X2: MDYWCVRKGEDAGRMAVRIRRSARSSTVDIQSKSLHTVTTLEHRVALVDIINKPCGFKLAAKKDETILLPNTIKCASPKKEPAKMCKQPEVLPQEFFPEDLVKIEVPPSPMDISMCMSEELCDAFSVSILPVEDVDINDGNNPVLCSNYVKDIYKYLRQLEVEQAVRPNYLAGQVITGAMRAILIDWLVQVQVKFKLLPETLYMTVSILDRFLQDNPVTKKNLQLVGVTAMFIASKYEEVYPPEIGDFVIITDNAYTTAQVRQMERWILKKLCFSLGKPVPLHFLRRASKVADVSAEQHALAKYLMELTIGDYDMVHYPPSLIAAAAVHLAQKLFNSGEWYYLSYEEEDLLPVMQHIAKNVVQVNNGLTKHMTVKNKYARKSELRISTILQLTSVLIFNLSRLLISKQ, from the exons ATGGATTATTGGTGTGTTAGGAAAGGAGAGGACGCTGGGAGAATGGCTGTGCGAATCAGAAGG AGTGCACGTAGTTCTACAGTGGACATCCAATCCAAGAGTCTTCATACAGTGACAACCTTGGAACACAGAGTTGCTTTGGTGGATATCATAAATAAACCATGTGGTTTTAAGTTGGCTGCAAAGAAG GATGAAACAATACTTCTCCCAAATACAATAAAATGTGCCTCTCCAAAAAAGGAACCTGCAAAGATGTGCAAACAGCCGGAGGTTCTACCGCAAGAATTCTTTCCAGAAGATTTAGTAAAAATTGAG GtaccaccatctccaatggacATTTCAATGTGCATGTCAGAAGAACTGTGTGATGCCTTCTCGGTCTCAATCCTTCCTGTTGAAGATGTTGATATAAATGATGGCAACAACCCAGTACTCTGCAGTAACTACGTTAAAGATATCTACAAGTATTTAAGACAACTAGAG GTTGAGCAAGCAGTGCGACCAAACTACTTGGCTGGGCAAGTGATAACTGGAGCTATGCGTGCTATCTTAATTGACTGGCTTGTGCAAGTTCAAGTAAAATTTAAGCTACTTCCAGAAACACTCTACATGACTGTGTCCATCTTGGACAGGTTTCTCCAG GATAACCCAGTAACCAAGAAAAATCTGCAACTTGTTGGTGTCACGGCAATGTTTATTGCTTCTAAATATGAAGAGGTTTATCCTCCAGAAATTGGGGACTTTGTCATCATCACTGATAATGCTTATACTACTGCTCAAGTACGTCAAATGGAGAGGTGGATATTGAAGAAACTCTGCTTTTCTCTTGGCAAGCCAGTTCCACTGCACTTCCTCAgaagggcatcaaaagttgcaGAT GTTAGTGCAGAACAACATGCTCTTGCCAAATACCTAATGGAACTGACAATAGGGGATTATGACATGGTACATTATCCTCCATCCCTGATTGCAGCAGCGGCCGTCCACCTTGCTCAGAAACTCTTTAACTCTGGTGAATGG TATTACCTCTCGTATGAAGAAGAGGATTTGCTTCCAGTTATGCAACACATAGCAAAAAATGTTGTCCAAGTCAATAATGGTCTCACCAAGCATATG ACTGTTAAGAACAAATATGCTAGAAAGAGTGAACTAAGGATCAGCACCATCTTGCAACTGACATCAGTCCTGATTTTCAATTTGTCAAGATTGCTAATCTCCAAACAATAA
- the LOC140728986 gene encoding G2/mitotic-specific cyclin-B1-like isoform X1, translated as MDYWCVRKGEDAGRMAVRIRRSARSSTVDIQSKSLHTVTTLEHRVALVDIINKPCGFKLAAKKDETILLPNTIKCASPKKEPAKMCKQPEVLPQEFFPEDLVKIEVPPSPMDISMCMSEELCDAFSVSILPVEDVDINDGNNPVLCSNYVKDIYKYLRQLEVEQAVRPNYLAGQVITGAMRAILIDWLVQVQVKFKLLPETLYMTVSILDRFLQDNPVTKKNLQLVGVTAMFIASKYEEVYPPEIGDFVIITDNAYTTAQVRQMERWILKKLCFSLGKPVPLHFLRRASKVADVSAEQHALAKYLMELTIGDYDMVHYPPSLIAAAAVHLAQKLFNSGEWTPLLQYYLSYEEEDLLPVMQHIAKNVVQVNNGLTKHMTVKNKYARKSELRISTILQLTSVLIFNLSRLLISKQ; from the exons ATGGATTATTGGTGTGTTAGGAAAGGAGAGGACGCTGGGAGAATGGCTGTGCGAATCAGAAGG AGTGCACGTAGTTCTACAGTGGACATCCAATCCAAGAGTCTTCATACAGTGACAACCTTGGAACACAGAGTTGCTTTGGTGGATATCATAAATAAACCATGTGGTTTTAAGTTGGCTGCAAAGAAG GATGAAACAATACTTCTCCCAAATACAATAAAATGTGCCTCTCCAAAAAAGGAACCTGCAAAGATGTGCAAACAGCCGGAGGTTCTACCGCAAGAATTCTTTCCAGAAGATTTAGTAAAAATTGAG GtaccaccatctccaatggacATTTCAATGTGCATGTCAGAAGAACTGTGTGATGCCTTCTCGGTCTCAATCCTTCCTGTTGAAGATGTTGATATAAATGATGGCAACAACCCAGTACTCTGCAGTAACTACGTTAAAGATATCTACAAGTATTTAAGACAACTAGAG GTTGAGCAAGCAGTGCGACCAAACTACTTGGCTGGGCAAGTGATAACTGGAGCTATGCGTGCTATCTTAATTGACTGGCTTGTGCAAGTTCAAGTAAAATTTAAGCTACTTCCAGAAACACTCTACATGACTGTGTCCATCTTGGACAGGTTTCTCCAG GATAACCCAGTAACCAAGAAAAATCTGCAACTTGTTGGTGTCACGGCAATGTTTATTGCTTCTAAATATGAAGAGGTTTATCCTCCAGAAATTGGGGACTTTGTCATCATCACTGATAATGCTTATACTACTGCTCAAGTACGTCAAATGGAGAGGTGGATATTGAAGAAACTCTGCTTTTCTCTTGGCAAGCCAGTTCCACTGCACTTCCTCAgaagggcatcaaaagttgcaGAT GTTAGTGCAGAACAACATGCTCTTGCCAAATACCTAATGGAACTGACAATAGGGGATTATGACATGGTACATTATCCTCCATCCCTGATTGCAGCAGCGGCCGTCCACCTTGCTCAGAAACTCTTTAACTCTGGTGAATGG ACTCCCCTCTTGCAGTATTACCTCTCGTATGAAGAAGAGGATTTGCTTCCAGTTATGCAACACATAGCAAAAAATGTTGTCCAAGTCAATAATGGTCTCACCAAGCATATG ACTGTTAAGAACAAATATGCTAGAAAGAGTGAACTAAGGATCAGCACCATCTTGCAACTGACATCAGTCCTGATTTTCAATTTGTCAAGATTGCTAATCTCCAAACAATAA